Proteins encoded together in one Benincasa hispida cultivar B227 chromosome 1, ASM972705v1, whole genome shotgun sequence window:
- the LOC120089906 gene encoding uncharacterized protein LOC120089906 isoform X2, producing the protein MEENMTEMKGQLSTILSLLQSMHKGSTVNEERPGHPSHLGSLIRTALASDTPIPIPPLQPDTTPSPTPNPPVQLDTTITTSSPIDVEPIQVNVPQTEPDMSALFTMPPTEADMSSISEAATSGIVTTTEGVPLDSRRISRKRKPVDKYTPPAQAKKKSVAKHPLPGVATSTFRSIVTYNVAHPIPHNIMTEMMGWISDDNTNNEVRENSFKPLNKQFFKELITPNSLSSAIP; encoded by the exons ATGGAGGAAAACATGACTGAAATGAAAGGGCAATTGTCGACCATCCTTTCATTATTGCAGTCTATGCACAAG ggttccACGGTGAATGAGGAACGACCAGGTCACCCATCCCATCTCGGGAGCCTGATACGAACTGCACTTGCGTCTGACACTCCCATCCCCATCCCCCCTCTACAGCCCGATACCACCCCTTCACCTACTCCCAACCCCCCTGTACAGCTCGATACCACCATTACCACGTCATCACCGATTGACGTCGAACCTATACAGGTCAACGTCCCACAGACAGAGCCCGATATGTCTGCCTTATTCACCATGCCACCTACAGAGGCTGACATGTCTAGCATCTCGGAGGCAGCCACTTCTGGGATTGTTACGACCACAGAAGGAGTTCCACTG GATTCTCGAAGAATTAGTCGTAAGAGAAAACCAGTTGACAAATATACACCCCCAGCCCAAgcaaagaagaaaagtgtggCTAAACATCCTCTCCCAGGTGTAGCTACGTCAACATTCAGATCGATCGTCACATATAATGTAGCACACCCCATTCCACACAATATCATGACAGAAATGATGGGTTGGATCTCGGACGACAATACAAACAACGAGGTTCGAGAGAACTCCTTCAAACCACTCAACAAACAATTCTTCAAGGAATTGATTACCCCGAATTCGTTGTCGAGTGCGAT Accataa
- the LOC120077514 gene encoding gamma carbonic anhydrase 1, mitochondrial-like — MGTLGKAIYTVGFWIRETGQALDRLGCRLQGNYYFQEQLSRHRTLMNIFDKAPVVDKDAFVAPSASIIGDVQVGRGSSIWYGCVLRGDVNSISVGSGTNIQDNSLVHVAKSNLSGKVLPTIIGDNVTVGHSAVLHGCTIEDEAFVGMGATLLDGVYVEKHAMVAAGALVRQNTRIPCGEVWGGNPAKFLRKLTEEEMAFISQSAINYSNLSQVHAAENIKSFDEIEFEKVLRKKFARRDEDYDSMLGVVRETPPELVLPDNILADKVPKSS; from the exons ATGGGAACATTGGGAAAGGCAATCTACACCGTCGGATTCTGGATCCGGGAGACCGGCCAAGCCCTCGATCGTCTTGGTTGCCGCCTCCAAGGGAATTACTACTTTCAAGAACAAC TATCTAGGCATAGGACGCTCATGAACATATTTGACAAGGCTCCTGTGGTTGATAAGGATGCATTTGTGGCACCTAGCGCATCTATCATTGGTGATGTACAGGTGGGACGAGGGTCCTCTATTTGGTATGGGTGTGTTTTGAGAG GTGATGTTAACAGCATCAGTGTTGGTTCCGGAACTAACATACAAGACAACTCTTTAGTTCACGTAGCAAAATCCAATTTGAGTGGAAAGGTTTTACCAACTATCATTGGAGATAATGTTACTGTTG GTCACAGTGCTGTGTTACATGGATGTACTATTGAGGACGAGGCATTTGTGGGGATGGGAGCAACATTGCTTGATGGAGTGTACGTAGAAAAGCATGCAATGGTTGCTGCTGGAGCACTTGTGAGGCAGAATACAAGGATCCCATGTGGAGAG GTATGGGGAGGCAATCCAGCCAAATTCCTGAGGAAGCTAACAGAAGAAGAGATGGCCTTTATCTCCCAGTCGGCCATCAATTATTCCAACTTATCACAGGTTCATGCAGCAGAAAACATAAAGAGCTTTgatgaaattgaatttgaaaaagtCCTTCGCAAAAAGTTTGCTCGTCGTGATGAAGATTATGATTCAATGCTGGGCGTTGTTCGTGAAACCCCCCCAGAGCTTGTCCTTCCAGATAACATACTGGCCGACAAAGTACCAAAATCTTCTTAG
- the LOC120089906 gene encoding uncharacterized protein LOC120089906 isoform X1 yields MEENMTEMKGQLSTILSLLQSMHKGSTVNEERPGHPSHLGSLIRTALASDTPIPIPPLQPDTTPSPTPNPPVQLDTTITTSSPIDVEPIQVNVPQTEPDMSALFTMPPTEADMSSISEAATSGIVTTTEGVPLDSRRISRKRKPVDKYTPPAQAKKKSVAKHPLPGVATSTFRSIVTYNVAHPIPHNIMTEMMGWISDDNTNNEVRENSFKPLNKQFFKELITPNSLSSAIVTSMLMVGYLKE; encoded by the exons ATGGAGGAAAACATGACTGAAATGAAAGGGCAATTGTCGACCATCCTTTCATTATTGCAGTCTATGCACAAG ggttccACGGTGAATGAGGAACGACCAGGTCACCCATCCCATCTCGGGAGCCTGATACGAACTGCACTTGCGTCTGACACTCCCATCCCCATCCCCCCTCTACAGCCCGATACCACCCCTTCACCTACTCCCAACCCCCCTGTACAGCTCGATACCACCATTACCACGTCATCACCGATTGACGTCGAACCTATACAGGTCAACGTCCCACAGACAGAGCCCGATATGTCTGCCTTATTCACCATGCCACCTACAGAGGCTGACATGTCTAGCATCTCGGAGGCAGCCACTTCTGGGATTGTTACGACCACAGAAGGAGTTCCACTG GATTCTCGAAGAATTAGTCGTAAGAGAAAACCAGTTGACAAATATACACCCCCAGCCCAAgcaaagaagaaaagtgtggCTAAACATCCTCTCCCAGGTGTAGCTACGTCAACATTCAGATCGATCGTCACATATAATGTAGCACACCCCATTCCACACAATATCATGACAGAAATGATGGGTTGGATCTCGGACGACAATACAAACAACGAGGTTCGAGAGAACTCCTTCAAACCACTCAACAAACAATTCTTCAAGGAATTGATTACCCCGAATTCGTTGTCGAGTGCGAT AGTCACCTCAATGCTCATGGTGGggtatttaaaagaataa